One segment of Amycolatopsis alba DSM 44262 DNA contains the following:
- the bioD gene encoding dethiobiotin synthase — MSMLVITGTGTGVGKTITTAAIAALAAGQGQRVAVLKPAQTGVGPDEPGDLADVLRLAGPVTTRELRRYPDPLSPEAAARLSGLPTLPPSEIAAAASDLDGEHDLTLIEGAGGLLVRFDADGASLADVAWSLGALVIIVAEAGLGTLNATALTAEVATKRGLTVAGVIIGSWPEDPDLASVSNLQDLPVAAGAPLLGVLPAGLGDAEPEEFAARARAGLSPWFGGEFDPECFVGRASAQK, encoded by the coding sequence GTGAGCATGCTGGTCATAACCGGCACCGGGACAGGTGTCGGCAAGACGATCACGACCGCCGCCATCGCCGCGCTGGCCGCCGGGCAGGGCCAACGCGTCGCCGTGCTGAAACCGGCGCAGACCGGGGTCGGCCCGGACGAGCCGGGTGATCTCGCCGACGTCCTGCGCCTCGCCGGTCCGGTCACCACTCGTGAGCTGCGGCGGTACCCGGATCCGCTGTCACCGGAGGCGGCGGCCAGGCTTTCGGGCCTGCCGACGCTGCCGCCGAGCGAGATCGCCGCGGCCGCGAGCGACCTCGACGGCGAGCACGACCTCACGCTCATCGAGGGCGCGGGCGGCCTGCTGGTCCGGTTCGACGCCGACGGCGCCTCGCTCGCCGACGTCGCCTGGTCGCTCGGCGCCCTGGTGATCATCGTGGCCGAGGCCGGGCTGGGCACGCTCAACGCGACCGCCCTGACCGCCGAGGTCGCGACCAAACGCGGGCTCACCGTGGCCGGGGTGATCATCGGCTCGTGGCCGGAGGACCCGGACCTGGCCTCGGTGTCGAACCTGCAGGATCTGCCGGTCGCCGCCGGTGCCCCGCTGCTGGGCGTGCTGCCCGCCGGTCTCGGGGACGCCGAACCCGAGGAGTTCGCCGCGCGGGCCAGGGCGGGTCTCTCACCGTGGTTCGGCGGCGAGTTCGACCCGGAATGCTTCGTCGGCAGGGCCTCGGCGCAGAAGTGA
- a CDS encoding SulP family inorganic anion transporter: MLVSTKKPLAVLRHDLPASLVVFLVAVPLSLGIALASGAPIVAGLIAAVIGGVVAGALGGSPLQVSGPAAGLTVIMAETIATFGWATTCAITVAAGALQILLGLSRIARAALAISPAIVHGMLAGIGVTIVLGQLHVVLGGTAQSSALKNIAELPAQIVGHHDTAALIGVLTIGVLLLWPRLPKSVRKVPGPLAAIALVTVLSVVAGMTLPRVNLPGDLLNIRFAPEFPDTGWGAFALAVITIALIASVESLLSAVAVDKMHTGPRSNLDRELIGQGAANMASGSLGGLPVTGVIVRSSTNVAAGARTRASAILHGVWILVFVAAFAGLIQNIPLAALAGLLVHVGAKLVNPGHIKQVLKHGDLGLYLVTLAGVVVFDLLTGVLLGIGLSVLLMLRRTVWSGIHAERDGDEWRVVVEGVLTFLSVPRLSRVLATVPDGAKVTLELVVDYLDHAAFESLSNWQQGHERAGGEVTVDEVGHPWFANGKSGDPTLSRTAAVRSVPRFLAPWSDWQAKDVEVPGQRGGPTLRGATEFQRRTAALMQPALSKLAGGQSPHTLFITCGDARIVPNMITTSGPGDLFTVRNIGNLVPARRADPSMGATVEFAVGVLKVREIVVCGHSGCGAMQALATGAPDGTPMLASWLEHAEPSAKRTVSVTLDGERPDAEVNRLALHNVLQQLEHLRHYPLIAEAEARGELHLTGMYFDVGAAQVYLSDDGSPSFTPVGAVTTSGS; the protein is encoded by the coding sequence ATGTTGGTGTCCACGAAGAAGCCTCTCGCCGTGCTCCGTCACGACCTGCCCGCCTCGCTGGTGGTGTTCCTCGTCGCCGTCCCGCTGTCACTCGGGATCGCTCTCGCGTCAGGGGCGCCGATCGTCGCGGGGCTGATCGCGGCCGTGATCGGCGGTGTGGTCGCCGGGGCCCTCGGCGGCTCCCCGCTTCAGGTGAGTGGCCCGGCCGCCGGTCTGACGGTGATCATGGCCGAGACGATCGCGACCTTCGGCTGGGCGACCACCTGCGCCATCACCGTCGCCGCGGGCGCGCTCCAGATCCTGCTCGGGCTGAGCCGCATCGCCCGCGCGGCACTCGCGATCTCGCCCGCCATCGTGCACGGCATGCTCGCCGGTATCGGCGTCACGATCGTCCTCGGCCAGCTCCACGTCGTACTGGGCGGAACGGCGCAGAGCTCGGCGCTCAAGAACATCGCCGAACTGCCCGCGCAGATCGTCGGCCACCACGACACCGCCGCACTGATCGGCGTGCTCACCATCGGTGTCCTGCTGCTGTGGCCGCGGCTGCCCAAGTCCGTCCGCAAGGTGCCCGGCCCGCTGGCCGCGATCGCGCTGGTGACCGTGCTGTCCGTCGTCGCCGGGATGACCCTGCCCCGCGTCAACCTGCCCGGTGACCTGCTCAACATCCGCTTCGCCCCCGAGTTCCCCGACACCGGCTGGGGCGCGTTCGCCCTCGCGGTCATCACCATCGCCCTGATCGCCAGCGTGGAAAGCCTGCTGTCGGCCGTCGCGGTCGACAAGATGCACACCGGGCCGCGGTCGAACCTCGACCGCGAACTGATCGGCCAGGGTGCCGCGAACATGGCTTCCGGCTCGCTCGGCGGCCTTCCGGTCACCGGCGTGATCGTCCGCAGCTCGACCAACGTCGCCGCCGGCGCCCGCACCCGCGCTTCGGCGATCCTGCACGGGGTCTGGATCCTGGTCTTCGTCGCCGCGTTCGCCGGGCTGATCCAGAACATCCCGCTCGCCGCGCTGGCCGGTCTGCTCGTGCACGTCGGCGCGAAGCTGGTGAACCCCGGCCACATCAAGCAGGTCCTCAAACACGGCGACCTGGGGCTGTACCTGGTGACGCTCGCCGGTGTCGTCGTCTTCGACCTGCTCACCGGCGTCCTGCTCGGCATCGGGCTTTCGGTACTGCTGATGCTGCGGCGCACCGTGTGGTCCGGGATCCACGCCGAACGCGACGGTGACGAATGGCGCGTCGTCGTCGAAGGGGTCCTGACGTTCCTTTCGGTGCCGAGGCTCAGCCGGGTGCTCGCGACCGTGCCCGATGGCGCGAAGGTGACTCTGGAGCTCGTCGTCGACTACCTCGACCATGCCGCCTTCGAGAGTCTTTCGAACTGGCAGCAGGGGCACGAACGCGCCGGCGGCGAGGTGACCGTCGACGAGGTCGGGCATCCGTGGTTCGCCAACGGCAAATCCGGCGACCCCACCCTGTCCAGGACGGCCGCGGTGCGTTCGGTGCCGAGGTTCCTCGCGCCGTGGTCCGACTGGCAGGCCAAGGACGTCGAGGTGCCCGGCCAGCGCGGCGGGCCGACGCTGCGCGGGGCGACCGAGTTCCAGCGGCGCACGGCCGCGCTCATGCAGCCCGCGCTCAGCAAGCTGGCGGGCGGGCAGTCACCGCACACTCTGTTCATCACCTGCGGTGACGCGCGGATCGTGCCGAACATGATCACCACCAGCGGTCCCGGCGACCTGTTCACCGTCCGCAACATCGGGAACCTGGTGCCCGCCCGCCGGGCCGACCCGTCGATGGGCGCCACCGTCGAGTTCGCCGTCGGCGTGCTGAAGGTGCGCGAGATCGTGGTCTGCGGGCACTCCGGCTGCGGCGCGATGCAGGCGCTGGCCACCGGCGCCCCCGACGGCACACCGATGCTGGCTTCCTGGCTGGAACACGCCGAGCCGAGCGCCAAGCGCACGGTGTCGGTGACCCTCGACGGCGAGCGCCCGGACGCCGAGGTCAACCGGCTGGCGCTGCACAACGTGCTGCAGCAGCTGGAGCACCTGCGCCACTATCCGCTGATCGCCGAGGCGGAGGCACGCGGCGAGCTGCACTTGACCGGGATGTACTTCGACGTCGGGGCGGCCCAGGTGTACCTGTCGGACGACGGGAGCCCGTCGTTCACGCCGGTCGGCGCCGTCACCACTTCCGGGAGCTAA
- a CDS encoding bifunctional SulP family inorganic anion transporter/carbonic anhydrase, giving the protein MIDIVGDEHDTGPPGRRNPASTLLKNLRHDLPASVVVFLVAVPLSLGVAHAAGAPLLAGLISAVVGGLVASLFGASALQVSGPSAALTVVLADTIATFGWAATCAITAAAGVVQILFGVSRVARATLAISPAIVHGLLAGIGLIIVLGQLHVVLGGAAQGSTIANILALPGRIVGHHNQAAVVGVVTVGVLLMWTRMPRSVRRVPGPLAAVALATGLSVVAGMDLPRVDLPNGLPGLGFVPVAPSGSWAAITAAVLTIALIASLESLLSAVAIDKLRDGPRTDLNRELIGQGLANVAAGSLGGFPVTGVVVRTMTNFEAGAKTRASAILHSVWILGCCVFLAGALRLIPLAALAGLLVYVGAKLVNVTNLREVRRHGDLPVYLATLLGAVAVNLLTGVAAGIAVALALMLRRMLFSGIHVEQDGSRTRVVIEGALTFLSVPRLTTILAEVPARSEVTLELFVDYLDHAAFDCLRGWQRAYERAGGVVIVDEVGHPWFERGKAGVPTVRRGVALRVVPRWLAPWSEWQAEHVELPSQRGGSVPLCRGASEFQRRTAPLLRSTWDGLANGQQPHTLFVTCGDARIVPNLITTSGPGDLFTVRNIGNLVPHAGAEADFSVGAAIEYAVGLLRVREVVVCGHSGCGAMKALLGDAPTGLVHLGGWLRHGEATMRRQAVEGPVLLDGARPGHDADRLALHNVVQQLENLRSYPVVEAALARGELRLTGMYFDVGKANVYLLDAAHRSFTSAASPVKS; this is encoded by the coding sequence ATGATCGACATCGTTGGTGACGAGCACGACACCGGGCCCCCCGGCCGCCGCAACCCCGCCTCGACCCTCCTGAAGAACCTTCGCCACGACCTCCCGGCTTCGGTCGTCGTCTTCCTCGTGGCCGTCCCGCTCTCGCTCGGCGTCGCACACGCCGCCGGAGCCCCCTTGCTCGCCGGACTCATCTCCGCCGTCGTCGGCGGACTCGTCGCGAGCCTCTTCGGCGCTTCCGCCCTCCAGGTCAGCGGCCCGTCCGCCGCGCTGACCGTCGTCCTCGCGGACACCATCGCCACCTTCGGCTGGGCCGCCACCTGCGCGATCACCGCCGCGGCCGGCGTGGTCCAGATCCTCTTCGGCGTCAGCCGCGTCGCACGGGCCACCCTGGCGATCTCGCCTGCCATCGTGCACGGCCTGCTCGCCGGGATCGGCCTGATCATCGTCCTCGGCCAGCTGCACGTCGTACTCGGCGGCGCGGCGCAGGGCTCCACGATCGCGAACATCCTCGCGCTGCCGGGCCGGATCGTCGGCCACCACAACCAGGCCGCCGTGGTCGGCGTGGTCACCGTCGGTGTCCTGCTGATGTGGACCCGGATGCCGCGTTCGGTGCGCCGCGTCCCCGGTCCGCTCGCCGCCGTCGCGCTGGCGACCGGCCTTTCCGTCGTGGCGGGGATGGACCTGCCGCGCGTCGACCTCCCGAACGGCTTGCCAGGGCTGGGTTTCGTCCCCGTGGCGCCGTCCGGGTCCTGGGCGGCGATCACCGCCGCCGTGCTCACCATCGCGCTCATCGCCAGCCTGGAGAGCCTGCTTTCCGCCGTCGCCATCGACAAACTGCGCGACGGGCCGCGTACCGACCTCAACCGCGAACTGATCGGCCAGGGCCTGGCGAACGTCGCCGCCGGGTCGCTCGGCGGGTTCCCGGTCACCGGCGTCGTCGTGCGCACCATGACCAATTTCGAGGCGGGCGCCAAGACCAGGGCGTCGGCGATCCTGCACAGCGTCTGGATCCTCGGCTGCTGTGTGTTCCTGGCGGGCGCGCTGCGGCTGATCCCGCTCGCCGCGCTCGCCGGTCTCCTCGTCTACGTCGGCGCCAAACTGGTCAACGTCACCAATCTGCGTGAGGTCCGCCGCCACGGCGACCTGCCGGTCTACCTCGCGACCCTGCTCGGCGCGGTCGCCGTCAACCTGCTCACCGGGGTCGCCGCGGGGATCGCGGTGGCGCTCGCGCTGATGCTGCGCCGGATGCTGTTTTCCGGCATCCACGTCGAACAGGACGGCTCGCGGACCCGTGTCGTCATCGAAGGTGCGCTCACTTTCCTTTCCGTACCCAGGCTGACGACGATCCTCGCCGAAGTCCCCGCGCGTTCCGAAGTGACACTGGAACTCTTCGTCGACTACCTCGACCACGCCGCTTTCGACTGCCTGCGCGGCTGGCAGCGCGCGTACGAACGCGCCGGGGGAGTCGTGATCGTCGACGAGGTCGGGCATCCGTGGTTCGAACGGGGGAAGGCCGGTGTGCCGACCGTGCGCCGCGGCGTCGCGTTGCGCGTGGTGCCGCGCTGGCTCGCACCGTGGTCGGAATGGCAGGCCGAACACGTCGAGCTGCCGAGCCAGCGCGGCGGCAGTGTCCCGTTGTGCCGTGGCGCCTCGGAATTCCAGCGCCGGACGGCACCGCTGCTGCGGAGCACCTGGGACGGGCTCGCGAACGGTCAGCAGCCGCATACGCTGTTCGTCACCTGTGGCGACGCGCGGATCGTGCCGAACCTGATCACCACCAGCGGACCGGGTGACCTGTTCACCGTGCGGAACATCGGAAACCTCGTCCCGCACGCCGGCGCCGAAGCGGATTTCTCGGTGGGGGCGGCGATCGAGTACGCCGTCGGGCTGCTGCGGGTGCGGGAAGTGGTGGTGTGCGGGCATTCCGGCTGCGGGGCGATGAAGGCGTTGCTCGGCGACGCGCCCACCGGGCTCGTGCACCTCGGCGGCTGGCTGCGTCACGGCGAAGCGACGATGCGGCGCCAGGCCGTCGAAGGGCCGGTGCTGCTCGACGGCGCTCGTCCCGGCCACGACGCCGACCGGCTCGCCCTGCACAACGTGGTGCAGCAACTGGAAAACCTGCGTTCGTACCCGGTGGTCGAGGCCGCGCTGGCCCGTGGCGAACTCCGGCTCACGGGGATGTACTTCGATGTCGGGAAGGCGAACGTGTACCTGCTCGACGCGGCGCATCGGTCGTTCACTTCGGCCGCTTCACCGGTGAAGTCCTGA